The following are from one region of the Coffea eugenioides isolate CCC68of chromosome 2, Ceug_1.0, whole genome shotgun sequence genome:
- the LOC113763629 gene encoding protein MCM10 homolog, with protein sequence MSKSNGEDDLDLLLSLHDRVLETPPASPAPSSPSPGYLSDDGVPKRRGHADMSVFRDAVQDCLDYDVQAAKKALKSNNSYKRNSDGDTTEVEKFSGLRIRNQVISSVELSNRISDIRFIRLPAIKNLLKGDTLSGCWATIGVLTEKGNQRTSSTGKPFAIWKIGCLDEKTVSLFLFGDAYQRNCNEKAGTVFGLFNCAVRKDNSENGFCLSVYSACNILKIGTSLDYGVCKGKKKDGMACTLVINKRRGIYCTYHRQKTSEKYSLKRTELKGGNLRTAFRDPLKPEGIYLVNPSVNGIKSSKSQAPLKLLSVDGLKKALSNAGKLTTNVCSQGIRFLAEVTATGKLSPKEPLNNSNKRSSTSTKKGRQIEKSYEEPETKRVKLSQSQGERVNFVGEKMIELDFVSSDEEV encoded by the exons ATGTCCAAGTCTAATGGCGAAGACGACCTGGATCTGCTCCTTTCTCTCCATGATAGGGTTTTGGAAACCCCGCCTGCTTCTCCTGCTCCTTCCTCCCCTTCTCCAG GGTATCTATCGGATGACGGGGTGCCAAAGCGCCGGGGCCATGCTGACATGTCAGTTTTTCGAGATGCCGTTCAAGATTGTCTTGATTATGATGTTCAAGCTGCCAAGAAAGCTCTTAAGTCCAACAACAGCTACAAGAGGAACTCGGATGGTGATACTACTGAGGTTGAGAAGTTCTCAGGTTTGAGAATTCG GAATCAAGTTATCTCATCCGTTGAGCTGAGCAACCGTATTTCAGATATCCGGTTTATTCGATTACCGGCCATAAA GAATTTGTTGAAAGGGGATACTCTCTCTGGGTGCTGGGCAACTATTGGAGTTTTAACTGAGAAAGGCAACCAAAGAACTAGTTCTACAGGAAAGCCTTTTGCAATATGGAaaattggttgtttggatgaaAAGActgtttctcttttcttgttcGGTGATGCCTATCAGAGAAACTGCAATGAGAAGGCTGGAACTGTCTTTGGTCTTTTTAATTGCGCTGTCCGCAAGGACAACTCG GAAAATGGATTCTGTCTGAGTGTGTATTCTGCTTGTAACATCTTAAAAATCGGCACTTCTTTGGATTATGGAGTCTGCAAGGGGAAGAAGAAGGATGGGATGGCCTGCACATTAGTCATTAATAA ACGTAGAGGAATATATTGCACCTACCATAGAcag aaAACATCAGAGAAATACTCTCTTAAAAGGACAGAGCTCAAAGGAGG GAATTTGAGGACAGCCTTTAGGGATCCTCTGAAGCCAGAAGGAATTTACTTGGTCAATCCTTCAGTTAATGGAATAAAATCTTCAAAATCTCAAGCACCATTGAAGTTATTGTCTGTAGATGGGTTGAAGAAGGCCTTAAG TAATGCAGGCAAATTAACAACTAATGTGTGTTCGCAGGGGATTCGATTCCTTGCTGAAGTTACAG CCACAGGAAAATTGAGTCCAAAAGAACCGCTAAATAATTCGAACAAAAG GTCATCAACTTCAACGAAAAAGGGTCGTCAGATAGAAAAATCATATGAAGAACCAGAAACGAAAAGAGTAAAATTGTCGCAGAGTCAAGGAGAGAGAGTCAATTTTGTTGGAGAAAAAATGATCGAATTAGATTTTGTTAGTTCAGATGAAGAAGTTTGA
- the LOC113760905 gene encoding rac-like GTP-binding protein 5: MSASRFIKCVTVGDGAVGKTCLLISYTSNTFPTDYVPTVFDNFSANVVVDGSTVNLGLWDTAGQEDYNRLRPLSYRGADVFILAFSLVSKASYENVSKKWIPELRHYAPGVPVILVGTKLDLRDDKQFFVDHPGAVPITTAQGEELRKLIGAASYIECSAKTQQNVKGVFDAAIKVVLQPPKHKKKKKRKGQKGCSIL, from the exons ATGAGCGCGTCCAGGTTCATTAAGTGCGTCACCGTCGGCGACGGAGCTGTGGGTAAAACTTGCCTCCTCATCTCCTACACCAGCAATACCTTTCCCACT GATTATGTGCCGACTGTGTTTGACAATTTCAGTGCAAATGTGGTAGTGGATGGGAGCACTGTAAATCTAGGGTTGTGGGATACTGCAG GGCAGGAAGATTACAATAGATTAAGACCCTTGAGCTATCGTGGCGCAGATGTCTTTATTCTTGCATTTTCTCTTGTTAGCAAGGCCAGTTACGAGAATGTCTCAAAAAAG TGGATTCCTGAATTGAGGCATTATGCTCCTGGAGTACCAGTAATCCTTGTTGGAACAAAACTTG ATCTCCGGGATGATAAGCAGTTTTTTGTAGATCATCCAGGAGCAGTGCCCATCACCACAGCTCAG GGGGAGGAGCTGAGAAAGCTGATTGGGGCTGCTTCATACATTGAGTGTAGTGCAAAAACGCAAcag AATgtgaaaggtgtatttgatgcCGCCATTAAGGTGGTTCTGCAGCCCCCGAAGcataagaagaaaaagaagagaaagggtCAAAAAGGCTGTAGTATATTGTGA